From the genome of Leptotrichia sp. HSP-342:
TCATTATGGAAATTCTATCTCCTTCCTTTGTAAAAAGGCAGGATCCAAGACCATCCTGAGAAAATGGAAGATTGATATGCTTTTTCAATATATTGACAATATCTTCTTCAAATCCTGAAATTGCATAAGTTTCTGTCAGCTCCTTCAAAACTTCCCATCTTATATCAAAATTCATTTTTCTCACCCTTTAAATCCGAATTTTTCTATTTTTTCAGCAGTCAGTCCCTTAATAAACTCTATGATTACATCACTAAGATTATTTATGTGCTTTATTTTTAACGAATTTAAAAGAGCCTGTTTATGTTTCAAAGGTAGTACAAGCACAACTGTCGGAGTTCCCTCCAATGACTTATGGATAAAAGAACCGTCTGTTGCTTCCAGCTGAACATGCCCTTCAGGAATATATCCTTTTTTCTGTGCAGCTTCATAAAATTCCTGTTTTAACATTTGATTTGGAAGCATTGACTTATCAAAACTGCGAATATATATGGCATTTTCTTTAGGTTCTTTTACATATGCTGCATCAATGACAATAGCTATATCAGGTTTTACAGCAGTCGTTGCCGTTATTGCACCACGCTGACCTGTTACTGAATGGGATATTCCGCCTACTGCCACATCAAATGGAAGATTTTCGCTACCTTCTTCCAGTTTATCCAGAACTGTAAGACCAACTTCAAGTCCTGCCCTGTTAGAAAGATTTTTAGAAAATATCTCTCCTTCCGGAAGGCATAAAGTTGGGACATCAAGTAAAAAAATATCTCCAATCTGAATTCCTGCCTTTAAAACTTCTTCTTTACTTCCATATCCTGTATCAAGTAAAAGTTCATTTTCATTTTTTACTATAAATCCTGTATATTCTTCATGTCTTCTGTTAAGTATTTTTACTGTTCTCTGCTCAAACAGACTTTTTTCATAAAGCCCTATTGTTAAAAATTCCATCAGTCCGTCTTTCCTGATGTCTGAAATCATTCCTCCACTTTCATCCATGTTGGAACTTATCATTATTTTATATGACGAGTTGTTTCCTTTTTTAAGACCAAAAACAGAGCCAAGTCTGTCCTTTATTATTGAAAGGTTTCTTTTTTTATATTCATTATACAAAAAATCATGCACTTCTTTCTCATCCCCTGAAACTCCATTTAACTGACATAATTCTTTTAGTCTCATATTTACTCCATTTCTTTTATTTGACAATACAGATAAATTAATAGATAAAACTATCCCAAAGATATCCAAAAATAATGTAAAAATTTCTGCTTTTTATATATTTTATTTAAATTTTTGCGATAATTTTTTCCTAACTATTTATATATATAATCGTTTACTTCGGATAAATTATCCTCATCATAAACCTTCTTAATTACTTTTGCCATATTCTGAAGTGATTCCCGTAATCCTACTCCACCTTTTTTTGGCATTTTTATCATTACCAGATCATTTTTATATTTATCTATTATTTCTTTATTTTCTTCTGAACATACAACTACAGGTTTGCAATTTGTTTCCTTTTTTACGTGTTCTGCTAAAATGGAGGACATTTCTGCATAGTTGTAATAGTTAAAACATGGCCCACACAAAAGAATATCAGCTTTTACCTTATTCAGAAGACCTGTCATCTTTTCAAGGACAAGCTCCTGATTTTCCTTAAAATAGCTGTCGCTACAGTATGTTGTTGCAAGTACTGTTCCACCTATATTTTTTATATATTCTGAAAACATCATGTATGAACCTATTCCACCCTTTTCCAGTGCAAGTTCCACATTAGCTCCTTCTTTCCCGCCTGTTCCAGATTGAATCTGATCAAAAAATAAAACTATTTTCATTATCTTTCCTCTTTTCTGTCAAAATTCTGCTTTCATTTTTTATATTCATTAACA
Proteins encoded in this window:
- a CDS encoding GrdB-related putative oxidoreductase, coding for MKIVLFFDQIQSGTGGKEGANVELALEKGGIGSYMMFSEYIKNIGGTVLATTYCSDSYFKENQELVLEKMTGLLNKVKADILLCGPCFNYYNYAEMSSILAEHVKKETNCKPVVVCSEENKEIIDKYKNDLVMIKMPKKGGVGLRESLQNMAKVIKKVYDEDNLSEVNDYIYK